The stretch of DNA CTGCTGCACGTCCTCGACGCGCGCGCCTGGGCCGACGACGACACGCTGCTCGACCCCGCCGGCCTGGCTCGCGCCGACCTCGTGGCGCTGACGAAGACCGACCTGCCCAACTCCGTCCCCGTCGACGAGGCGCGACGTCGGCTCGAGCCGCTGCTGCGCACCGGGGTGCCCGTGGTCGACGCGCCGCACGGCGCACTCGACCCCGAGCTCTTCGCCGACGCCTCGGCGCCGCTGGACGACGGACCCCGTCAGCTGTCCCTCGCCGAGGCCCTCCCCCTCCCCGGCGGGCACCAGCACGTCCACGCGAGCACCTGGGAGCACGACGGGCTGGTGCACCCGCGACGCCTCGCCGAGCTGCTCGACGGTGGACTGCCGGAGGCCTACCGGCTGAAGGGCGTGGTCCGGCTCGACGTGCCGTGGGGCGCGCGCTGGTGGACGGTGCACCGCGTCGGCGGGCTGCCGCGCGTGACCCCCGCACCGAGGCCCGCGCCGACGAGCCGGCTCGTGGCCCTCGGCCCGACGCTCGACGAGCGCGCGGCGGAGGTCGCGCTGACGCACGTCGGGCGCGACCCCCAGGAGGAGGTCGCGCCCGACGACCACGCGGCGCTCATGCGCTGGGTGCCCGACGACCTGCGCCCGGAGTGGGCGCGGGTCGAGGGCTGAGCCCGACTCAGGCGGCGTGCTTGCAGGTGCTGCAGGTGCAGTCGCTGCACACGCAGTTGGCGCAGCTGTCGGAGCAGTGCGCGCAGGAGCAGACGTTGTGGTTGCAGGTCGCGCACGTGCAGTCGGTGCAGGTGCAGGTCGCACAGCTGTCGCTGCAGTGAGCACAGGAACAGGTGGCGCACTCGTCGTAGTGGCCGTCGTGCTCACGGTGCACGTGGCCGTCGTGGAGGTAGTCGACGTGGTCCTCGTGGACGACGGCGTCGTGGCCGCAGCCCGGGCCGTGCGTGTGGTCGTGCTTCTCGGCCTCGCGGTGGTCGATGACGGTCATAAGTGGTTCTCCTGGGTGTGCTGGAAGGCGTCGAGGAGCACGTGGGCCACGTGCTCGTCGGTGAGGGAGTAGACGACCTCGCGTCCGCGTCGCTCGCCCGAGACGAGACGTGCGGTGCGCAGGATCCTCAGGTGCTGCGACACGAGCGGCTGCGACCGCCCGGTCCACTCGACGAGGTCGCCGACCGTCTGCTCCCCCGCGCACAGGCGGTGCACGAGAGCGGCGCGCAACGGCGTCGACATGGCGTCGAAGAGTGCAGCGACGGACGCGTAGGCGTCGATGTCCCCCCGCCCGGCGTCACCCCGCTCACTCATGCACACATCCTTATATAGCAATCCGTGCATGTCAACACGATCCGTCGTCCCTTCTCCCACGAAGCACGACGGCCGGCCACCCCTCGGGCGACCGGCCGACCGTGCACCTCCGACTCACAGCGCGCGCAGGATGTCCTCCACGCGGTCCTTCGCGTCACCGAACAGCATCTGGCTGTTCTCCCGGAAGAACAGCGGGTTCTGCACCCCCGCGTACCCGGCGGCCATCGAGCGCTTGAACACCACCACGTTCGACGCCTCCCACACCCGCAGCACCGGCATGCCGGCGATCGGGCTGGTCGGGTCCTCCGCCGCGGCCGGGTTCACGGTGTCGTTGGCGCCGATGACGAGCACCACGTCGGTGTCGGCGAGGTCGTCGTTGACCTCGTCCATCTCGAGCACGATGTCGTACGGGACCTTCGCCTCGGCGAGGAGCACGTTCATGTGCCCGGGCAGCCGACCGGCGACCGGGTGGATGCCGAACCGCACGTCGACGCCGCGCTCGCGCAGCTTGCGGGTCAGGTCGGCGACCGGGTACTGCGCCTGTGCCACCGCCATGCCGTAGCCCGGGGTGATGACGACGCTCGACGCGTCCTTCAGCAGCTCGGCCACGCCCTCGGCGTCGACCTCGCGGTGCTCGCCGTAGTCCGTCGCCTCGCCGGCCGGCGCCTCGATGCCGAAGCCGCCCGCGATCACGGAGATGAACGAGCGGTTCATCGCCTGGCACATGATGTAGCTCAGGTACGCACCCGAGGAGCCCACGAGCGCGCCGGTGACGATCAGCAGGTTGTTGCTCAGCAGGAAGCCGGCTGCGGCCGCGGCCCAGCCCGAGTAGCTGTTGAGCATCGACACGACGACGGGCATGTCGCCACCGCCGATCGAGGCTACGAGGTGCCAGCCCAGGGCGAGGGCGAGGGCCGTCACCAGGATCAGCAGCCAGATGTTCGGGCTCGCCACGAACACGACGGTGAGCACGAAGAACAGCACCAGCGCGCCGATGTTGAGGTAGTTCTTGCCCGGCAGCACGAGCGGCGACGACTTGATCCGTGCGCTCAGCTTCAGGTACGCGACGATCGACCCGGTGAACGTCACGGCGCCGATGAACACGCCCACGAAGACCTCGGCCGAGTGGATCCGCTCGAGCGACTCCAACGGGTACACCGGGTGCTCGAGGTAGCCGTTCCAGCCGACGAGCACGGCCGCCATGCCGACGAAGGAGTGCAGGAGCGCGATCAGCTCCGGCATGCCGGTCATCTCGACCTCGCGGGCCCGCCAGATGCCGATGCCCGCGCCGATCACGATCGCACCGACCAGCAGGACGACGCCGACCGTCTCGGCGTCCTCGACGGCCAGCACGATGGTCGCGACGAGGGCGATGGTCATGCCGGCGATGCCGTAGGCGACACCCGAGCGCGCGGTCTCGTGCTTGCTCAGCCCGGCGAGGCTGAGGATGAACAGCAGGGCGGCGACGATGTACGCCGCGGTCGCGATGCTCTGTGCAGTCACTCTGATCAGCCCTTCGAGAACATGCTCAGCATGCGGCGGGTCACGGCGAAGCCGCCGAAGATGTTGATGGAGGCCAGCAGCACCGCGACGAACGCGAGCAGGCGGATCGCCCACGCGTTGTCGGCCCCGTCGCCGACGCCGATCTGCAGCAGCGCACCCACGACGATGATGCCGCTGATGGCGTTGGTGACGCTCATGAGCGGTGTGTGCAGGGCGTGGTGGACCTTGCCGATCACGTAGTAGCCGATGACGACCGACAGCGTGAGCACGAAGAAGTGCTCGGGCAGCGGCGGCGGCGCGTACGCGTTGACGAGGAAGAGGGCGGCGATGCCCGCGGCGATGAGAAGGTACTTGCCGCGCTGGGTGAGGCCGGGGCGCGGCTCCGGCTTCTCCTGCACGGCCGGCATCTCGGCCGTCGGGGCGGGTGCCGCCGAGACCTGCACGGGCGGCGGCGGCCAGAGGACGTCGCCGTCGTGCA from Aeromicrobium erythreum encodes:
- the pntB gene encoding Re/Si-specific NAD(P)(+) transhydrogenase subunit beta, which gives rise to MTAQSIATAAYIVAALLFILSLAGLSKHETARSGVAYGIAGMTIALVATIVLAVEDAETVGVVLLVGAIVIGAGIGIWRAREVEMTGMPELIALLHSFVGMAAVLVGWNGYLEHPVYPLESLERIHSAEVFVGVFIGAVTFTGSIVAYLKLSARIKSSPLVLPGKNYLNIGALVLFFVLTVVFVASPNIWLLILVTALALALGWHLVASIGGGDMPVVVSMLNSYSGWAAAAAGFLLSNNLLIVTGALVGSSGAYLSYIMCQAMNRSFISVIAGGFGIEAPAGEATDYGEHREVDAEGVAELLKDASSVVITPGYGMAVAQAQYPVADLTRKLRERGVDVRFGIHPVAGRLPGHMNVLLAEAKVPYDIVLEMDEVNDDLADTDVVLVIGANDTVNPAAAEDPTSPIAGMPVLRVWEASNVVVFKRSMAAGYAGVQNPLFFRENSQMLFGDAKDRVEDILRAL
- a CDS encoding ArsR/SmtB family transcription factor is translated as MSERGDAGRGDIDAYASVAALFDAMSTPLRAALVHRLCAGEQTVGDLVEWTGRSQPLVSQHLRILRTARLVSGERRGREVVYSLTDEHVAHVLLDAFQHTQENHL
- a CDS encoding CobW family GTP-binding protein, with amino-acid sequence MSATVPVVALTGSLGSGKTTILNHLLAHRGRRRVGVLVNDFGAVDVDALLVDAGSAATLSLAGGCVCCRVDDDTLDSTLEQLTSTRAGLDLVLVESSGVADPATLAARLHRAVRHPGQAGGLLHVLDARAWADDDTLLDPAGLARADLVALTKTDLPNSVPVDEARRRLEPLLRTGVPVVDAPHGALDPELFADASAPLDDGPRQLSLAEALPLPGGHQHVHASTWEHDGLVHPRRLAELLDGGLPEAYRLKGVVRLDVPWGARWWTVHRVGGLPRVTPAPRPAPTSRLVALGPTLDERAAEVALTHVGRDPQEEVAPDDHAALMRWVPDDLRPEWARVEG